Proteins co-encoded in one Symmachiella macrocystis genomic window:
- a CDS encoding inositol monophosphatase family protein produces the protein MDLKKLTDALTTHMPPIMRWAGTVARRIRKFDIAVDAKSSGSANTDALTIADLSVQELIVACLRDTDPIFRQCRLQGEESTGDFERFATEAPYSIVIDPIDGTKGYRDREGCAYSVMLSLQTPESVEYSLVYIPEQGENGSWVFACGDLVATGPDDPSRPAADVVRTLAPIITSERGSSKKIYLIGYQKQDAEKAQLVTDAGLEGVLAADMGGCHYWTFARGEFTGSLIHSPNIYDFPVGMHIARILGGDALWVHNEQPVHLRETWLDERADMERLPGIVACSADRAVLKTLCELARDWNPVRYQD, from the coding sequence ATGGATCTGAAAAAACTGACCGATGCTCTGACAACGCACATGCCTCCGATTATGCGCTGGGCGGGGACGGTCGCGCGGCGGATTCGCAAATTCGATATCGCTGTCGATGCCAAATCGTCAGGCAGCGCGAATACCGACGCTTTGACGATTGCCGATCTGAGCGTGCAAGAATTGATCGTTGCTTGCCTGCGAGATACCGACCCGATTTTTCGCCAATGTCGCCTTCAGGGCGAGGAGTCAACAGGGGACTTTGAGCGCTTCGCAACCGAAGCACCGTACTCCATCGTGATCGATCCCATCGACGGGACCAAAGGCTATCGTGATCGCGAAGGATGCGCCTATTCGGTCATGCTCTCGTTGCAAACGCCCGAATCGGTGGAGTACTCATTGGTTTACATCCCCGAGCAGGGTGAAAACGGCTCGTGGGTGTTTGCTTGCGGCGATCTCGTGGCAACGGGACCGGACGATCCGAGCCGCCCGGCGGCAGACGTCGTCCGCACGCTGGCCCCGATTATTACTTCCGAACGCGGATCCTCGAAGAAAATCTATTTGATCGGCTATCAAAAGCAAGATGCCGAAAAGGCGCAGTTGGTGACCGATGCGGGATTGGAAGGAGTGCTCGCCGCCGATATGGGGGGCTGCCACTATTGGACATTCGCCCGGGGGGAGTTCACCGGTTCGCTCATTCACTCGCCGAACATCTATGACTTTCCCGTGGGCATGCACATCGCACGGATTCTGGGAGGTGACGCGCTGTGGGTCCACAACGAACAGCCGGTGCATCTGCGTGAGACATGGCTGGATGAGCGGGCCGACATGGAACGACTGCCGGGTATTGTCGCCTGCAGCGCCGACCGAGCGGTGTTGAAAACACTCTGTGAATTGGCCCGCGATTGGAATCCGGTGCGTTATCAGGATTGA
- a CDS encoding exo-alpha-sialidase, producing MRFLLIIAAILIATPVHVFAQTAKVKNTVVFQEPERFAGWPANNGIWSWGDEIVVGFTLGYYKKNPTGGHDIDRDQPSVPRQARSMDGGEIWVVERPSYIDKNGNQNKLQKLDKPIDFSNPDLAVRFTKSQFHYSLDRCLTWNGPYELPVYGRPELLCRTDYIVEGKNRLTAFIAAAKESGSEGQPLCIRTLDGGMTWDLVGWIGNQPPAAYGYAIMPATVRIGETGYLSMIRRGGVFDGKKRWWIEPFISPDDGKSWYLLKEPQIENSGNPATLTRLKNGKLAMTYGWRRAPYGIRGRISDDDGQTWSREFVLRDDASSWDIGYPRSIQRTDGKMVTIYYYHNDEQPQRFIGCTIWDPAQFER from the coding sequence ATGAGATTTTTATTAATCATTGCCGCAATCCTCATCGCGACACCTGTTCATGTTTTTGCACAGACAGCGAAGGTCAAAAACACCGTCGTGTTCCAAGAGCCGGAACGCTTTGCAGGATGGCCGGCGAATAATGGGATTTGGTCTTGGGGCGACGAAATCGTGGTTGGCTTTACGCTTGGGTATTACAAAAAAAATCCCACGGGCGGGCATGACATAGATCGCGATCAACCCTCCGTTCCGCGGCAGGCGCGTAGTATGGACGGTGGTGAAATATGGGTCGTTGAACGTCCGTCCTACATCGATAAAAACGGCAACCAGAACAAGCTGCAAAAACTTGACAAGCCGATTGACTTTTCAAACCCCGATTTAGCAGTCCGATTCACGAAGAGTCAATTTCACTATTCGTTAGACCGCTGCCTAACCTGGAACGGCCCCTATGAATTACCGGTATACGGCCGGCCCGAATTGCTCTGCCGTACCGACTACATAGTCGAAGGCAAAAACCGCCTGACCGCTTTCATCGCCGCCGCCAAAGAGAGCGGTAGCGAAGGGCAGCCGTTGTGCATTCGCACGTTGGACGGCGGCATGACCTGGGACTTGGTGGGCTGGATTGGGAACCAACCTCCGGCCGCTTATGGCTACGCGATCATGCCTGCTACGGTACGTATCGGCGAGACCGGCTACCTGAGCATGATACGTCGCGGCGGCGTTTTCGATGGCAAAAAACGTTGGTGGATCGAACCGTTCATCTCACCCGACGACGGCAAGTCTTGGTATCTGCTCAAAGAGCCGCAGATCGAAAACTCCGGCAATCCCGCTACACTCACGCGTCTAAAAAACGGTAAGTTGGCGATGACCTACGGTTGGCGACGGGCCCCCTATGGAATTCGCGGCCGCATATCTGATGATGACGGCCAAACCTGGAGCCGCGAATTCGTGCTGCGCGACGACGCTTCAAGTTGGGACATCGGCTATCCCCGCAGCATCCAGCGGACTGATGGCAAGATGGTCACCATCTACTATTATCACAACGACGAACAACCACAACGCTTTATTGGCTGCACAATTTGGGACCCCGCACAATTCGAGCGCTAA
- the rpiB gene encoding ribose 5-phosphate isomerase B, which translates to MKIAVASDHRGFAIKSKILQMISEAGHKAIDLGTDSIESVDYPDFAGQVAKSVSHGEIDRGILICGSGLGMCIVANKFPKVRATQCHDDLSAEMSRLHNDSNVLCLSADMLGDKLINRMINIWLKTEFEGGRHARRLEKIAEIEREVAAEEDGE; encoded by the coding sequence ATGAAAATCGCTGTTGCAAGTGATCACCGCGGATTCGCGATCAAGAGCAAAATTTTGCAAATGATTTCCGAAGCCGGCCATAAAGCGATTGATTTAGGAACGGACTCAATCGAAAGCGTGGACTATCCGGATTTCGCGGGTCAAGTTGCTAAATCGGTCTCCCACGGCGAGATTGACCGTGGCATTCTGATTTGCGGAAGCGGATTGGGGATGTGCATCGTGGCCAATAAATTTCCCAAAGTGCGCGCGACGCAATGCCATGACGATTTGTCCGCCGAAATGAGCCGCTTGCACAACGACTCCAACGTGCTCTGCCTGTCGGCTGACATGCTGGGGGACAAACTGATCAACCGCATGATCAATATTTGGCTCAAGACCGAATTTGAAGGGGGCCGCCACGCCCGCCGTCTCGAAAAAATTGCCGAAATAGAACGCGAAGTCGCCGCGGAGGAAGATGGCGAATAA
- a CDS encoding arsenate reductase/protein-tyrosine-phosphatase family protein, with the protein MSKVVELTTADEPRDVIHEAVQLLSEGGLVCVPTETIYVVACDALSEAGLQRLAALRQQLPDEKCSLAVRDADAAVDFVPQMSELGQRLCRRCWPGPVMLSFDQSATGGAFEALSADCQAAVMPKGKLRLSVPAAEVVQAVMRLMPNPLVLLGIQRVADVPKTAGEAAITYGDAVDLLIDGGACRYGEPATEVHVSGENWDVVFESTVTERTVRRLASHVYLFVCTGNTCRSPMAEALFRKMLTERLECTEDELSDRGHIVASAGIAASMGGRPSPESVEILQAKGIDLHQHASQPLTGNLLQAADHVYTMTNGHRESILYEAPLAEERVSVLSRDGGDISDPIGCGMDQYLECADQIERNLKALIAELFED; encoded by the coding sequence ATGTCCAAAGTGGTCGAACTGACAACCGCCGATGAACCTCGTGACGTCATTCACGAGGCGGTGCAGTTATTGAGTGAAGGAGGATTGGTTTGCGTTCCGACCGAAACCATCTATGTCGTGGCCTGCGATGCGTTAAGTGAAGCCGGTTTACAGCGTTTGGCCGCTCTTCGCCAGCAACTTCCGGACGAAAAGTGCAGCTTAGCTGTCCGCGATGCCGATGCCGCAGTCGATTTTGTCCCCCAAATGAGTGAACTGGGGCAACGTTTATGCCGCCGCTGTTGGCCGGGACCAGTCATGTTGTCGTTCGACCAGTCCGCTACGGGGGGGGCTTTCGAAGCACTTTCGGCGGATTGTCAGGCTGCGGTCATGCCGAAGGGTAAATTGCGGTTGTCGGTCCCTGCCGCCGAGGTCGTCCAGGCGGTGATGCGATTGATGCCCAATCCTCTCGTCTTGCTCGGAATTCAAAGGGTTGCTGACGTTCCTAAGACTGCGGGTGAGGCGGCGATCACGTACGGAGATGCGGTTGATCTGTTGATCGACGGGGGTGCGTGTCGTTACGGGGAACCGGCGACAGAGGTTCACGTTTCGGGAGAAAACTGGGATGTGGTTTTTGAGTCGACCGTTACGGAACGGACTGTACGACGTCTAGCGAGCCACGTTTATCTGTTTGTTTGTACAGGCAACACCTGCCGCAGTCCCATGGCTGAGGCGTTGTTTCGCAAAATGCTGACGGAACGATTAGAATGCACCGAAGACGAACTGTCCGATCGTGGACATATCGTCGCATCCGCGGGAATTGCGGCCTCCATGGGAGGGCGTCCGAGTCCCGAATCAGTCGAAATTTTGCAGGCCAAGGGAATCGACTTGCATCAACACGCCAGTCAGCCGCTGACAGGGAATTTGCTGCAAGCGGCCGACCATGTTTACACAATGACCAACGGCCATCGGGAAAGCATTTTGTATGAAGCTCCACTGGCCGAGGAGCGGGTTTCGGTGCTCTCCCGGGACGGCGGAGATATTTCCGACCCGATTGGTTGTGGCATGGATCAATATTTGGAATGCGCTGACCAAATTGAGCGGAATCTCAAGGCATTGATTGCGGAATTGTTTGAGGATTGA
- a CDS encoding mannonate dehydratase: MHVGCQRGPTSPSMLQYFKRNGVNHICGHPPKPGERGYWSVEDLQKTRDVCEEHDVSLDIVALPFLSSSHIDREKRGAIMLGKSPERDRDIEHIQKMIANCAAVGIPAVKYNMSLLGVLRTERTPGRGGSTYSTWKAAEAVADPSLTRAGKISDDVIWERITYFLERIIPVCEEYKIRAACHPHDPGTPPGGFQGLNRVLGTVDGLKKFVSINESDYHGLNLCLGSTAEMLEDPAGEIVDVIHHFGERNKIFNIHFRNIRGKRGDFQEVYPDEGDMDMLALMQALRDVGYEYMVMPDHVPKHPEDPGGHQGFAFSYGYIRGLLQAVKVS, translated from the coding sequence ATGCATGTCGGTTGCCAGCGGGGTCCGACCTCGCCCAGCATGTTGCAATATTTTAAGCGGAATGGCGTGAATCACATTTGCGGCCACCCGCCCAAACCTGGCGAACGCGGGTATTGGTCCGTCGAAGACCTGCAGAAAACGCGTGACGTTTGTGAAGAACATGACGTGAGCTTGGATATTGTCGCGCTCCCGTTTTTGTCCTCCAGTCACATCGACCGTGAAAAACGAGGAGCGATCATGCTCGGGAAAAGTCCTGAGCGGGACCGCGATATTGAGCATATTCAAAAGATGATCGCCAACTGCGCCGCTGTCGGCATTCCGGCGGTCAAATACAACATGAGTCTACTGGGCGTCTTGAGAACCGAGCGAACACCCGGTCGCGGCGGTTCGACATATAGCACCTGGAAAGCTGCCGAAGCGGTTGCCGATCCTTCGTTAACGCGGGCAGGCAAAATCAGCGACGATGTGATCTGGGAGCGGATCACCTATTTTTTAGAACGCATAATCCCGGTCTGCGAAGAATACAAAATCCGCGCCGCCTGCCATCCCCACGACCCCGGCACACCGCCGGGCGGATTTCAAGGGTTGAATCGCGTCTTAGGGACCGTCGACGGGCTGAAGAAATTCGTCTCGATCAATGAAAGCGACTACCACGGATTGAATCTTTGCTTGGGCAGCACAGCGGAGATGCTGGAAGATCCGGCCGGCGAAATTGTGGATGTGATCCATCACTTTGGTGAGCGGAATAAAATCTTCAACATCCACTTCCGCAACATCCGCGGCAAGCGGGGGGATTTTCAAGAGGTCTATCCCGACGAGGGAGACATGGACATGCTCGCACTGATGCAGGCGCTGCGCGACGTGGGATACGAATACATGGTCATGCCCGACCATGTTCCGAAACACCCCGAAGATCCCGGCGGACACCAAGGATTCGCGTTTAGTTACGGTTACATCCGAGGTTTGCTCCAAGCCGTGAAGGTCTCTTGA
- a CDS encoding 3-keto-disaccharide hydrolase → MHRYTVFALLVFIALGLPAIAADNELTDQEKRDGWMLLFDGKSLTGWTTNDGQPSARPVEQGSLNPHRCGGYMLIHERQWDNFILTLDFKISPGCNTGLFFRTAPLKPLPGKDVGYNGLEVAIDDTRGQGFTDTGAIYGLVAANSNVMRPAGEWNHLVLTCNKNIVEVRLNRRTVTMMDLDMWTDKGRRPNGTPHKFEFAYKDHPRRGYIGLQDHGGDCWYKNIKLQPLK, encoded by the coding sequence ATGCATCGCTATACCGTTTTCGCATTGTTGGTATTTATTGCGCTGGGCCTGCCTGCAATTGCCGCCGACAACGAACTCACTGATCAAGAGAAACGGGATGGTTGGATGTTGTTGTTTGACGGGAAGTCACTCACAGGCTGGACGACCAATGATGGCCAGCCCAGCGCGCGGCCGGTCGAGCAGGGGAGTCTCAATCCGCATCGTTGCGGCGGGTATATGCTGATCCACGAGCGGCAATGGGACAACTTCATCCTAACGCTCGATTTCAAAATCAGTCCCGGCTGCAATACTGGCCTCTTTTTTCGCACCGCGCCGCTCAAACCGTTGCCGGGCAAAGATGTCGGCTACAACGGATTGGAGGTCGCCATTGATGACACGCGCGGTCAGGGATTCACTGACACGGGCGCGATTTACGGTCTCGTGGCTGCGAATTCCAATGTCATGCGACCGGCGGGGGAGTGGAATCACTTGGTGCTGACCTGCAACAAGAACATCGTGGAGGTTCGACTAAATCGCCGAACGGTGACGATGATGGACCTCGACATGTGGACCGACAAAGGCCGACGTCCCAACGGCACGCCGCACAAGTTTGAGTTCGCTTACAAGGACCATCCCCGTCGTGGATACATCGGCCTACAAGACCACGGTGGCGATTGTTGGTATAAGAACATTAAACTGCAGCCACTGAAATAG
- a CDS encoding class I SAM-dependent methyltransferase gives MATQQPESPSQRRKRKRALRKLVEFKGMHGLSLNQYRQDVKQLYDGPKGAMLAMASLVSLHEPLVGLMFRERKFDATRFHKILDIGAGAGQILGHLLKRTNPSAELIGCDLSHQMLRRARTRLDSDRPKYVTADLTQLPFADDSFDCITCGWVIEHLHDPRPGLREFVRVLQPGGSMLLLATEDTVAGALTSRTWKCRTYNRRELNSMCEEVGLPWQEQLYLTKLHRFFKLGGILVEATKQAQVEHIPPRSFQS, from the coding sequence ATGGCCACGCAACAGCCGGAATCCCCTTCGCAACGACGAAAACGTAAGCGCGCATTGCGAAAACTGGTGGAATTCAAAGGCATGCACGGGCTGAGCCTGAATCAGTACCGCCAGGATGTGAAACAACTCTATGATGGCCCCAAAGGGGCGATGCTCGCCATGGCCAGTCTGGTTTCGCTGCACGAACCGTTGGTCGGGTTGATGTTCCGCGAGCGCAAGTTCGACGCCACCCGGTTTCACAAAATTTTGGACATTGGCGCGGGTGCCGGCCAGATTCTTGGACATCTGCTCAAACGAACCAATCCCTCCGCAGAACTCATCGGTTGCGACCTCTCGCATCAAATGCTGCGTCGCGCACGGACGCGTCTGGACAGTGATCGTCCTAAGTACGTGACTGCTGACCTCACCCAACTTCCCTTTGCCGACGATTCGTTCGATTGCATCACCTGTGGCTGGGTGATCGAACATTTGCACGACCCGAGGCCTGGTCTACGCGAGTTCGTCCGCGTGTTGCAACCCGGGGGAAGCATGCTGCTGCTTGCGACCGAAGACACCGTCGCCGGAGCATTGACAAGCCGGACCTGGAAATGCCGGACTTACAATCGTCGCGAGCTCAATAGCATGTGCGAAGAGGTCGGTTTGCCGTGGCAGGAGCAATTGTACTTGACCAAATTGCACCGCTTTTTCAAATTGGGTGGCATTCTGGTCGAAGCCACCAAACAGGCTCAAGTCGAACACATTCCCCCGCGTTCTTTTCAATCCTGA